The stretch of DNA CGGCTCAGCCGAGGTGCGGGAAGAGGAGCTGGAACGGTTCGGGCGTCGCCGACACCCCCCTGCTGAACGGCGCGTCGAAGTCCCAGATCAGGAAGAGCAGGAAGGCGATCAGAGCCGAGAACAGTCCGGCCAGCACCAGCTCGCGTGCCGTACGCCTGATCTGGAGCGCGAAGACCATGCCGATGGTGACCAGCGCCCCCGTGATCAGTCCGAACCACACCACGCCCGGCATCGTCGCGCCCACGCTGTCGGCCCGGTTGCCGCGGGCCTCGTCCGCCGCCGTCACGTAGTCGGAGAGCGGCTGGTAGGCCTCGGCCTGGAAGTCCGTGGACGGTTCGTAGTCGATGACGTCGTGCCTGACCTTCTCCAGCAGAGCGCTGCCGCGGTCGGTCAGGGCGTCGTTGACCGACATGTGGTGCCACTCGGTGTCCACCACGTACGAGACGTAGGCGTCCACATCGGCCCTGAGGCGTTCCCGTGGCTTCTCCGGATAGGCGCGCGCCCGCTCCGAGATCTCGTGCATGGCCTGCGCCTCGGCCCGCACGTTGTCCTGGGCCGCGCTGCGCGCCTCCCAGACCCCCGCGATGGCGAGGCCCAGCACGATGGCGTAGACCACGCCGATCATCATGGTCATGTACTCGATGACGTCCGGGGTTTCCGTCGGGTCGTCGCTCTCGCCGACCCTTCTGTGACGCAGCACGGTGACCGAGAGGACCACGGCGCACACCCCGGCCATCGCGATGGAAAGAACGAGCCATTCCGACATGGGACCTCCAGTGGTCAGCGCGGACGCAGAGCGGCGACGGCGAGTACCGCGGGCGCGGTGATCAGCAGGGTGAGGGTGACGATGGACGGCCTGTGGTGCGGCGGCCTGCGGTGGGCCGCGTGCCGGTACGCCGGGTAGCGCACCGCCGGCTTCGGGCGGACCGACGGCTCGGGTGTCGGTTCAGGTGTCGGTTCCGGTGTCGGCTCCGGTGCCGGTTTCGGTGCCGGTTTCGGTGGGGGCGGTGGCTGTGGAGCCACGCGCGGGGTCTCCCGCACCGGTGCGGGCGCGGGGGGATGTGTCACCGGCGGTGGCGGCGGAGGAGGGGGTGGTGGCGGTGGCGGGGGAGCGGGGGGTGGAGGTTGCGGTTTCGGCATGGGGGGACGTGGTCTGTGCGTGGGCAGGGGGCCGGCGGAACAACTCACGCCGTCACCGGCGACCGCGATGTTGTCGCCCGCGGGTGCGCCGTTCCCTGATATGGAGGCGTATCCGCAGTCGGAGGCCGGTGCGAAGGCCGCCGCCAGCGGAGCGCAACCCAGCAGAACCAGGACGGACAGGGTCAGTGCGCGGGAGATGAGGGCGCAGCGGGAGACGAACGCCCGGCGGGTGCCGAGGGCGTGGCGCGGGACGACGACGCGGCGGAGGACGAACGCGCGGGGCGAGCCGAACGGGCGTCGCGAGGCGAAGGTACGGCGGGAGACGAACGCGCAGTGGCTGCGCGGATGCGGAGGTCCGGACACGAGGGGATCATGGGCCGCCGCCCGGGACGAATACACTGCGATCGGCACTGATTGCCCCGAAGGGACGGATTTTCCCGGTTGGACGTTTGCGCGGGTTGTGGGGTGTTTTCCGGGTGAGGTGCGTGTGAGCCGGTCGCGGAGGAGGAAACACCGGAGTGGGAAGCCGCGAATCCGCCCAAGTCCGCCGGGACGGGGACGCGTTGCCCATGGTGGAGCAAGATGACCAAGTGGCCGGTGCGCCAAAGGAGTTCAAATGGGGAACGTTGGGCACCCGTTTTCCAGCCGGTACGGGGAACACGTATTGTGCGGGGCGTGTCGCAGCCGGACAGAACAGAACTACCTCTATCGGCACATGCCGCAGGCAGTGACTGAGAACGGACGGTCATTTTCCGTTTTTACTCGCTCTCTTGGCGGGTGATCAGTAGCCTCGGCCCGAGAACCGGCCTTTCAGACCCCACTTCTGACGTCACCTTGGAGCATCGATGGAGCGTCCCGCCTGGGCCCCGCAGGGTATCGACATCTCGGTGCCGAGCGTGTCCCGCATCTACGACTACTACCTGGGCGGTTCGCACAACTTCGAGGTCGACAGGGAGGCGGCCCGCGAGGCCATGAGCCACCTGCCGGGACTACCGAAGATCATGCAGGCCAACCGGGCGTTCATGCGCCGTGCCGTCCGATTCGCCGCCGCCGAGGGCGTCACCCAGTTCCTCGACATAGGGTCCGGCATACCGACCTTCGGCAGCGTCCACGAGGTGGCGAGGGAAGTCTCTCCTGGCGCCAAGGTGGTCTATGTCGATCACGATCCGGTCGCCGTCGCGCACACGGAGGCGGTACTGGCCGGGGACGAGGCCGCCGCCGTCGTGTCAGCCGATCTCCGCAAGCCTGCGGAGGTACTGACCGCGCCCGGCGTACGCGACCTCCTCGACCTCGAACGCCCCGTCGCTCTCCTGCTCGTGGCCATCCTGCACTTCATCGAGGACGCCGACGACCCCTACGGCGCGGTCGCCGAGCTGAGCCGGTCGCTCGCACCCGGCAGCATGATCATTCTGACGCACGCCACCTATGAGAACATCCCGCTCAGCCACGAACAGGCGGGTGGTGCGGTCGACGTCTACCGCAATATCCGCAATCCGCTGGCCATGCGCTCGGCGGAGGAGATCGCCGGGTTCTTCGCCGGGTACGAGATGGTCGAGCCCGGTGTGGTACCCCTCGCCCGCTGGCGGCCCGAGACGGATCCGGGCCAGGAAGATCCGTATGCCTTCTCAGGCTTCGCCGGGGTGGGGCGCAAAGCGTGATGGAGACACACGACGGCCCCGAGGACCGGGTACGCAGATTCGCCGCCATCTGGAGCCGCGCGATCTTCCCGGTCACCGCGACTTCGCTGACCAGACCCGAATTCGAGTCGCTTCTCCTGCCGTTGGCCCGCGACCTGCGTGACGCGCTGGCGGCAAGGACCTTCGAACCTGCCCGTGCCCAGGCGATGGGCGCCGCCCTCATCGACGCGCACTGCACCGATCCCGATGTGCTCAGCCGCACCCTCGACGTGGTGGACGCCTACCTCGTCCTGTACTGCGGTGTGGGCAGTCCCCAGGACGAGCTGCGCGCCCGCAGCTCCCGCCTTCAGCACGCCATCGCCGCCGGGTTCGCCCGCGCCCTGCGCGAACGCACCCTGGCGGAGCAGGAGGCCATCAGCCGCGCAGCCCTCTCCGCCCGCGCCGCGGTGGAGACCGCGCTGCACGCCAGCGAGGCCCGCTTCCGCGCCGTCTTCGAGGGCGCCGCCCTCGGCATCGCCATCGCCTCGCTCGACGGCAAGATCCTTGAGGTGAACGACGCGCACACCGCGATGTTCGGCGGCCGGATGCACGGCCGCAGCGTCCTGGACTCGGGCCACCCCGACGACGCCCCTACCGTCTGGAAGCTCTACGACGAACTGGTGCGGGGCGAGCGTGAGTACTTCCGGGTCGAGAAGCCCTACTACCGGGGCGACGGCACCAATCTGTGGACCAACCTGACGGTGTCGCTGCTGCGGGACCCCGAGGGGAGGCCCTGCTATCAGCTGGCGCTGCTTGAGGACACCACGGAGCGCCGGCTGCTCAACCTCCGTCTGCGCTACGAGGCGACCCACGACGCGCTCACCGGCCTGCCCAACCGCACCCTCTTCTTCGAACGTCTGGAGAAGGCCCTCACCGCGGGGACGGGCCAGCGCTTCGGGCTCTGCTATCTGGACCTCGACGGCTTCAAGACGATCAATGACAGCCTCGGGCACGCCGCAGGGGACCGCCTGCTCGTCGAGGTGGCCGATCGCCTCCAGTCCTGCGCCACCGGCCACGGCGAGATGGTCGCCAGGCTCGGTGGTGACGAGTTCGTGGCGCTCACGACAGGGGCGGACAGCGCGGAGGAGAGCAGCGAGATGGCCGGGCGCATCATGAACGTCCTGTCGAACCCCATCCGGATAGAGGGCAGGGAACTCACCGTCCGGGGCAGTATCGGCATCGTCGAGGGCCCCGCCGCGGGCGAACGAGGCCCCGCCGAGGTGCTGCGCAGCGCCGACATCACGATGTACCGGGCCAAGGCGGCGGGTGGAAACCGCTACGAGATGGCCGACGACGCGGCGGACGCCCGTGCCATCACCAGGCACAGCCTGACGACCGCGCTGCCGGCCGCACTGGAGCGCGGCGAGTTCTTCGTCGAGTACCAGCCGCTGGTGCGGCTCGGTGACGGAAGTGTGCGCGGGGCCGAGGCTCTGGTGCGCTGGTCGCATCCGCAGCACGGCATACTCGGGCCCGACCGCTTCATCCCGCTCGCCGAGCACACCGGACTGATAGTGCCCCTCGGCCGCTGGGTCCTCGACCAGTCCGTACGGCAGGCCAGGGAGTGGCAGCGGCTCTTCGGCGCCGACGAGGACGTGCTGCGTGTCAACGTCAACCTCTCCCCCTGCCAGCTCCACCACCCCAGGCTGGTCGCGGAGACCGTCGAGATCCTGGAGCGCACCGGTCTCGAACCGGGCGCCCTCTGCCTCGAAGTCACCGAGTCGGCGCTGATCGGCGCCGACGACGACCTGCTGAAGCCGCTGCGCAGGCTGGCCGAGATGGGCGTCGACATAGCTCTCGACGACTTCGGCACCGGCTACTCCAACCTCGCCAATCTCCGCAGGCTCCCGGTGAGCGTCCTCAAGCTCGACCGCTCCTTCACCCAGGGGATGCAGCAGTTCCCCGCGGACCCCGTGGACCTGAAGATCGTGGAGGGGATCGTCTCCCTGGCCCACAGCCTCGACCTCGCCGTCACGGTCGAGGGGGTCGAGACCGGCGCCCAGGCCGACCAGCTCAGGGAACTGGGCTGCGACACCGCGCAGGGCTGGTACTACGCGAGGCCGGGCCCCGCCGACCAGGTCAGGGCGCTCTCGCTGGTGGACGCGGCCTCGGGCTGACCGGGTCCGTGCGTACGAGTGGTCGGTGGCCGGGTCCGTGCGTACGAGTGGTCCGAATGCGTGGGCGTAGGTGAGATCAGGTGTTCCCGCGTGTGAGGCAGCAGGCCGTCACGTACGGACGGCGGCTCAGCAGGGTGTCCCCGCGCGGGTGCGCGCGGGGCGGCCACCCCCGTTCAGTGGCGGCTGCCCCGCGCCCCGTCCTCGACCGGTGCCACCGCGAGCAGCACCTCCTGGAGTTCGCGCGCGGCCCGTGGTGGCGCCACATCGCTGCGGTGGGCCAGCGCGATGGTCCGCCGCAGTCCCGGCGGGGCGAGGGGGGTGACGCGTAGTGCGGAGCCGGGGCGCTCCGCGACCATGCGGGGGACCACCGCCGCGCCGAGCCCCGCCCGGACGAATCCGAGTACCGCGTCCATCTCTCCGCCCTCGACCGCGAACATCGGCTCGAAGCCCTCGGCCCGGCAGGCGGCGACCGTCAGTTCCCGCAGGTCGTAGCCGTGCCGGAACATGACGAGCCGTTCCTCGCGCAGGTCCGAGATCTGGACGCGCCCGTCCTGCCCGGGTGAGCGCGCCCCCGGGGACGACACCACGACGAGGTCCTCGGTGAGCAGTTCCACCGTCTCCAGCGCCGGCGAGGGCGAGGGCAGCGGCAGGACCACCAGGGCCAGGTCGAGCGCCCCGCGCGCCAGCTCCCGTACGAGATCGTGCGAGCCGCCCTCCTCGATCATGAGCTGGATGCCCGGATACCGGTCGTGGAAGGTGCGCAGCACGTCGGGGAGCAGCCCGGTGCAGAGGCTCGGAGTCGCCCCGAGCCGCACACGTCCACGGCGAAGCTGCGCGATCTCCCCCACCTCGTGATGGGCGGTGTCCGCGTCCTCCAGGATTCGCCTGGCCAGCGGGAGCAGTGCCTCGCCCGCGTCGGT from Streptomyces tsukubensis encodes:
- a CDS encoding bestrophin-like domain — translated: MSEWLVLSIAMAGVCAVVLSVTVLRHRRVGESDDPTETPDVIEYMTMMIGVVYAIVLGLAIAGVWEARSAAQDNVRAEAQAMHEISERARAYPEKPRERLRADVDAYVSYVVDTEWHHMSVNDALTDRGSALLEKVRHDVIDYEPSTDFQAEAYQPLSDYVTAADEARGNRADSVGATMPGVVWFGLITGALVTIGMVFALQIRRTARELVLAGLFSALIAFLLFLIWDFDAPFSRGVSATPEPFQLLFPHLG
- a CDS encoding LysR family transcriptional regulator, with translation MQFQQLHYFVAVAETRHFTRAAELVHVAQPSLSQQIRSLERELGAELFSRARGNITLTDAGEALLPLARRILEDADTAHHEVGEIAQLRRGRVRLGATPSLCTGLLPDVLRTFHDRYPGIQLMIEEGGSHDLVRELARGALDLALVVLPLPSPSPALETVELLTEDLVVVSSPGARSPGQDGRVQISDLREERLVMFRHGYDLRELTVAACRAEGFEPMFAVEGGEMDAVLGFVRAGLGAAVVPRMVAERPGSALRVTPLAPPGLRRTIALAHRSDVAPPRAARELQEVLLAVAPVEDGARGSRH
- a CDS encoding SAM-dependent methyltransferase → MERPAWAPQGIDISVPSVSRIYDYYLGGSHNFEVDREAAREAMSHLPGLPKIMQANRAFMRRAVRFAAAEGVTQFLDIGSGIPTFGSVHEVAREVSPGAKVVYVDHDPVAVAHTEAVLAGDEAAAVVSADLRKPAEVLTAPGVRDLLDLERPVALLLVAILHFIEDADDPYGAVAELSRSLAPGSMIILTHATYENIPLSHEQAGGAVDVYRNIRNPLAMRSAEEIAGFFAGYEMVEPGVVPLARWRPETDPGQEDPYAFSGFAGVGRKA
- a CDS encoding putative bifunctional diguanylate cyclase/phosphodiesterase, which produces METHDGPEDRVRRFAAIWSRAIFPVTATSLTRPEFESLLLPLARDLRDALAARTFEPARAQAMGAALIDAHCTDPDVLSRTLDVVDAYLVLYCGVGSPQDELRARSSRLQHAIAAGFARALRERTLAEQEAISRAALSARAAVETALHASEARFRAVFEGAALGIAIASLDGKILEVNDAHTAMFGGRMHGRSVLDSGHPDDAPTVWKLYDELVRGEREYFRVEKPYYRGDGTNLWTNLTVSLLRDPEGRPCYQLALLEDTTERRLLNLRLRYEATHDALTGLPNRTLFFERLEKALTAGTGQRFGLCYLDLDGFKTINDSLGHAAGDRLLVEVADRLQSCATGHGEMVARLGGDEFVALTTGADSAEESSEMAGRIMNVLSNPIRIEGRELTVRGSIGIVEGPAAGERGPAEVLRSADITMYRAKAAGGNRYEMADDAADARAITRHSLTTALPAALERGEFFVEYQPLVRLGDGSVRGAEALVRWSHPQHGILGPDRFIPLAEHTGLIVPLGRWVLDQSVRQAREWQRLFGADEDVLRVNVNLSPCQLHHPRLVAETVEILERTGLEPGALCLEVTESALIGADDDLLKPLRRLAEMGVDIALDDFGTGYSNLANLRRLPVSVLKLDRSFTQGMQQFPADPVDLKIVEGIVSLAHSLDLAVTVEGVETGAQADQLRELGCDTAQGWYYARPGPADQVRALSLVDAASG